The stretch of DNA GCGGCAGATGACCACATGTGTCCATTGCTTAGACTTGTTCGGTGGTCTTGTAAACTGAGCCAGCCTTGAAGTCGGCAGGGATCGCATTATCAACAACACGGTAGCCACCACCCTTCGCAAGGAAGCGGAAGGCGATAGGTCCCTCGATCGGCTCCTTGCTGTCGAGCGTAAAAGTCTTGGGTTCTGACTCCTTGAGGTCGTCCGTGAAATCCGTGGCTCCCTTGGGCTTGACCGACACCTCGGAGATGGCGACGTTGGTGATAAGGGATAATTTGGTGGAGGTGGAGTCCTTACCGACCTCGATGGTGAGTGTAGTGCCGCACGA from Sorghum bicolor cultivar BTx623 chromosome 8, Sorghum_bicolor_NCBIv3, whole genome shotgun sequence encodes:
- the LOC8067173 gene encoding pollen allergen Phl p 2, translated to MASSSSFCFLLAVVALAALFAIGSCGTTLTIEVGKDSTSTKLSLITNVAISEVSVKPKGATDFTDDLKESEPKTFTLDSKEPIEGPIAFRFLAKGGGYRVVDNAIPADFKAGSVYKTTEQV